From a region of the Buteo buteo chromosome 7, bButBut1.hap1.1, whole genome shotgun sequence genome:
- the MAB21L4 gene encoding protein mab-21-like 4: protein MAASASHWHSYLGVIVSRERQRLEHFQRAEDILLTLLEGVHAREPRFLVDYARNLEAFEFALCASGDAVTMEVPLRIDGDALRVLACRPGDTPAGHRPGLGTFCLEVPSPGTDLEDWTSTVDVMERGDGAGCLVPGKVLRHLKELLVSAIVRCQRLFLLQPGDLSAENLQEDAMELSLLIRGGWKTIRFDIVPVVRRRQEPLRLKGQQSDSGFPKGSLRKAMEEAHFVPASPHCWRSSTHLPILKLLQAVDMLKGRHLDGLRLLDQLRVQDWEEEAGKGGLTFNHLKMVLLWSVELFPSPEDWQDLEGSVYRLLVILLRCLATRHLPHFLHPEENLFQGEALDLTSLYHRVESFAQDPRRFLRFHFGLPARTDSWLADPSTRALLHLPAEDRSYWDTAYFDILLSQFQVYRIQDSARRSAMSQLLSKIQQSCSPHLHIPRSSSFSFLLWLGLLGVAVFPGSIPER, encoded by the exons ATGGCAGCCAGTGCTTCCCACTGGCACAGCTACCTCGGGGTGATTGTGTCCCGCGAGAGGCAGCGGCTGGAGCATTTCCAGCGGGCTGAGGACATATTGCTGACCCTGCTGGAGGGTGTCCATGCCAGGGAGCCCCGCTTCCTTGTAGACTACGCCAGGAACCTGGAGGCCTTTGAGTTTGCTCTCTGCGCCTCCGGGGATGCTGTCACCATGGAGGTCCCCCTGCGGATCGATGGTGATGCCCTGAGGGTGCTGGCATGCCGGCCCGGGGACACCCCAGCCGGGCACCGTCCAGGGCTGGGCACCTTCTGTCTGGAAGTGCCCTCTCCAGGGACTGACTTGGAGGACTGGACCAGCACTGTGGATGTGATGGAGCGGGGAGATGGCGCGGGGTGCCTGGTTCCGGGCAAAGTCCTCCGGCACCTAAAAGAGCTCCTTGTTTCGGCCATCGTGCGCTGCCAACGCCTCTTCCTGCTTCAGCCAG GTGACCTCAGTGCCGAAAATCTGCAGGAAGATGCCATGGAGCTCTCCCTGCTGATCCGTGGTGGCTGGAAGACCATCCGCTTTGACATTGTCCCAGTGGTGAGGAGGCGGCAGGAGCCGCTCCGGCTCAAAGGGCAGCAGAGTGACAGCGGCTTCCCCAAAGGCAGCCTCCGGAAGGCCATGGAAGAGGCCCATTttgtccctgcctctccccattGCTGGAG ATCCTCCACTCATCTCCCCATCCTGAAACTGCTCCAGGCAGTGGACATGCTGAAGGGACGCCATCTGGACGGTCTTCGCCTGCTTGATCAGCTACGCGTCCAGGactgggaagaggaggctgggaAAGGCGGTCTCACTTTCAACCACCTGAAG atGGTGCTGCTGTGGAGCGTGgagctcttcccctccccagaggACTGGCAGGACCTGGAGGGCTCTGTCTACAGGCTCTTGGTGATCCTCCTCCGCTGCCTGGCCACCCGGCACCTGCCCCACTTCCTGCACCCGGAGGAGAACCTCTTCCAAGGAGAGGCCCTGGACCTCACCTCCCTCTACCATAGGGTGGAGAGCTTCGCCCAGGACCCCCGACGCTTCCTCCGCTTCCATTTTGGCCTCCCTGCACGCACTGACAGCTGGCTCGCAGACCCCAGCACCCGAGCCCTCCTGCACCTCCCCGCCGAGGACAGGTCCTACTGGGACACAGCCTACTTTGACATCCTGCTCAGCCAG TTCCAGGTGTACCGGATCCAGGACAGCGCGCGCCGCTCGGCAAtgtcccagctgctctccaAGATCCAGCAA agctgcagccctcACCTCCATATCCCCCGCTCTTCCAgcttctccttcctgctctgGCTCGGGTTGCTGGGTGTTGCAGTGTTTCCTGGCAGCATCCCGGAGAGGTAG
- the AGXT gene encoding alanine--glyoxylate aminotransferase, whose amino-acid sequence MARRTMATSPLSVPPPQGLLRPLAVPERLLLGPGPSNVPPRILAAGSQQLLGHMHPEVLQVMDEIKAGIQYAFQTQNRLTLAISGTGHCAMEAALLNLLEHGDTALVAVSGIWGQRAADITRRLGANVHELLKPPGEYFTLRDIEEGLARHKPSVFFITHGESSTGVLQPLEGLGELCHRHGCLLLVDAVASLGGAPIFMDQQEIDVLYSGSQKVLNTPPGSAPISFSEGAREKMLRRKTKPLSFYLDMGWLGNYWGCDGEPRRYHHTAPINSFFSLREGLAMLAELGLESSWERHRANCAKLCQGLRDLGLELFVKEEKVRLPTVTTVRVPEGYNWKDIVAFLMDNHAIEIAGGLGPSVGQVLRIGLMGCNSTSSNVDRVLSALRDALRCCQRSRL is encoded by the exons ATGGCAAGGCGCACCATGGCCACCAGCCCGCTCAGcgtccccccgccccagggGCTGCTCCGGCCCCTGGCTGTGCCAGAGAGGCTGCTGCTTGGGCCGGGGCCCAGCAACGTGCCCCCCCGCAtcctggctgcaggcagccagcagctcctgggccACATGCACCCTGAGGTGCTGCAG GTGATGGACGAGATCAAGGCGGGCATCCAGTACGCCTTCCAGACGCAGAACCGGCTGACCCTGGCCATCAGCGGCACCGGCCACTGTGCCATGGAAGCTGCCCTCCTCAACCTCCTGGAGCACGGTGATACCGCGCTGGTGGCCGTCAGTGGCATCTGGGGACAACGTGCTGCCGACATCACCAGGAGGTTGG GAGCCAATGTCCATGAGCTGCTGAAGCCCCCAGGCGAGTACTTCACTCTGCGGGACATCGAGGAG GGCCTGGCACGGCACAAGCCCTCAGTGTTCTTCATCACCCACGGGGAGTCCTCCACGGGGGTGCTACAGCCGCTGGAGGGGCTGGGCGAGTTGTGTCACCG GCATGGCTGCCTGCTGCTCGTGGACGCGGTGGCATCCCTTGGGGGAGCCCCCATCTTCATGGACCAGCAGG AGATCGACGTCCTATACTCGGGGTCTCAGAAAGTCCTCAACACCCCTCCCGGCAGTGCCCCCATCTCGTTCAGCGAGGGAGCCAG GGAGAAGATGCTGAGGAGGAAGACGAAGCCCCTGTCCTTCTACCTGGACATGGGCTGGCTGGGAAACTACTGGGGCTGTGACGGGGAGCCGCGAAG GTACCACCACACGGCACCAATCAACAGCTTCTTCAGCCTGCGGGAAGGCTTGGCCATGCTGGCGGAGCTG GGTCTGGAGAGCTCTTGGGAGCGCCACCGGGCTAACTGTGCCaagctgtgccaggggctgCGTGACCTGGGGCTTGAGCTCTTCGtgaaggaggag AAGGTGAGACTTCCCACCGTCACCACCGTCAGGGTGCCTGAGGGCTACAACTGGAAGGACATCGTAGCCTTTCTCATGGACAACCACGCCATTGAGATCGCCGGGGGCCTGGGTCCCTCGGTGGGCCAG gtCCTGCGAATCGGCCTCATGGGCTGCAACTCGACCAGCAGCAATGTGGACCGTGTGCTGAGCGCCCTGCGAGACGCCCTCCGGTGCTGCCAACGCAGCAGGCTCTGA